The window CTTTCAGAGACCTCCTTTACCCTCTGCTCCAGGTGGCtgatgcagggaggggagggcagggccctatagggctgggggctggggatgctGGCCTTCCCTCCCTACCACACAAGGTTGGGGGTAATGTTGTGTGTCCTGCTGCAGGCCTAGGAGCCAGGAAgtggggggctggagggaagCAGAAGTCCCAGGCTGGCAGTTGCCTGGGCCACTAGCTCTACCTGACCAGTTGGAAACTCCTTGAGCTCTAACTTGGccctctccccccaacccctgcccagcTGTGCCCTGGCCCCTCTCTCAGCCTAGCCCACCCAGCAACAGCAGCAAGAAGGAGCCGCTGGACACCCGGGACCCGCTGCTAGTCCAGGCAGAGCTGGCCCTGCTCTCCACGGTCTTCGTGGCCGTGGCCCTGAGCAACGGCTTGGTGCTAGGGGCTCTGGTGCGCCGGGGCCGGCGGGGCCGCTGGGCACCCATGCATGTCTTCATCGGCCACTTGTGCCTGGCTGACCTGACCGTGGCTCTGTTCCAAGTGCTGCCCCAGCTGGCCTGGGATGCCACCGACCGCTTCCGTGGGCCTGACGCCCTGTGCCGGGCTGTCAAGTACCTGCAGATGGTAGGCATGTATGCCTCCTCCTACATGATCCTGGCCATGACTCTGGACCGCCACCGCGCCATCTGCCGCCCCATGCTGGCATACCGCCATGGAGGTGGAGCTCACTGGAACCGGCCAGTGCTGGTGGCCTGGGCCTTCTCGCTTCTTCTCAGCCTGCCCCAACTCTTCATCTTTGCCCAGCGCGACGTGGGCGATGGCAGCGGGGTCCTCGACTGCTGGGCCCGCTTTGCCGAGCCCTGGGGCCTCCGTGCCTACGTCACCTGGATTGCCCTAGTGGTGTTTGTGGCACCTGCACTGGGCATCACCGCCTGCCAGGTGCTCATCTTCCGGGAGATTCATGCCAGCCTGGTGCCAGGGCCAGCAGAGAGGGCTGGTGGGCACCGTGGAGGGCGCCGGACTGGCAGTCCCACCGAGGGAGCCCGGGTGTCGGCCGCCATGGCCAAGACCGTGAGGATGACCCTGGTGATCGTGATCGTGTACGTGCTGTGCTGGGCGCCCTTCTTCCTTGTGCAGCTGTGGGCAGCGTGGGACCCAGAGGCACCTCAAGAAGGTGGGTGTGGTTGTGGTTGGGCCGTGGGGGCCACTCGGGCTTGGCAGCATGGGTACCTTTACCGCCctgcttcccccaacccccaactcaTCCAGCCACGAGTGCTTATGTGGACTGCTAGCCCATAGCGGGCACGTGGGCTCACACCCTTCCCCGGGCACACAGCCCCAGAGAGGATTCCTCCACCTACACAGGGCCCCCCTTCGTGCTGCTCATGCTGCTGGCCAGTCTCAACAGCTGTACCAATCCCTGGATCTACGCCTCCTTCAGCAGCAGCGTCTCCTCGGAGCTGCGGAGTCTGCTCTGCTGCGCCTGCAGGCGCACCcggcccagcctggggccccaggaTGTGTCCTGCGCCACTGCCAGCTCCTTCCTGCCCAAAGACACCTCCTCCTGAGAAGCCACTGGGTGccttccttccagaggctccATGAAGCTcagctgcctgcctggggctAGCCTGGGAGCCACTGGGAGAGGGGGTGCCCATCGGGAATTGGCTCTGTGATTATGAGGGGCCGGAGAACAGCTCCTTGGCaccaggtgtggggaggggccaCAGCAATAGGCTGCAGGGTCTGGGGGTGGCGTATGGCTTCCGGCCCAATCAGTGCGTCTCAGGGagcccaggaggaaggagagggggtggggccaggggaccttcctttctccacctgcctagtccccctctgccctcccttctcactctctctcatAAAAGTTCCAATTCATTTTCCACCTGGCGAGTTTCCTTAGATCAGGATAACACTGGGTGTGGGGGCAGCATGGAAAGTCTTAGACCTCTCCCACACCCACAGACATGTGCACATCTCTGGAACCCAGCACTCAGGCGACTGGGTCTTCCAATGTGCAGGTCCCCGACCCACATAGCCCTGTGCCAAGGAACCCCCTGCAGAAGCTGTTCCTAACCTGCCATCTTTGCTGAGCGCCCCACTATCTGGCCTTGAGAAGTTGGGGGGCCAGGGGGCTGGCCCTGTACCCACCTGTCTAACCCCCAAGACAGAGAGCTGGCTCACATGGGGGAGTCAACGCACAGGATTTTATGAACGGCAGCCAACACCTGCCAACCCCTACCAGGCTAGCGCCCTGGGCTGAGCAAGGGCGCCCACCACCTGACCACCACCGACGAGCCCTCACGGCCAGGCCCAGGAGAGGCCTGCCGCCAGCCTCCCTCATTGGCCGCCTTccagagccagggcaggggagccaggggtgggctggggcagcCACGTCCTCCTCTCTGCAAAGCGTCATGAGCAGGCAGGCTGGACAGGGCCAGGGAGAAGCAAAGGGCCTGGGGACTGTGGCCAGACTCGCCAGTGGCCACctagggcggggcggggcctgcagAGGGACCGGCAGCCGCCTCAGTGCGGCTTGAGGGGTGAGTCCAGGCCCTGGGGATGAGAGGctgagggggaggctggggccgcAGGGCCACGGGAGAAGCCTTTGTTCTTGCCGAAGCGGCTGCAGGCAGCTGGCTTcgggctgcagggcccagggctaGGGGAGTTGGTGGCCACTGGCCCAAGGCCCTGACGGACTGCGGTCTTTCCCAAGAGCTCCTTAAACACAGAGTCCATGGTCTGTGCCACCGCctggaaaagaggagggaaagggagggcttCTGGTGAGAGCAGCCCTACCTGCACAgccagtccccccacccccatcaatgTTGCCAACCAACCCAGGAGTGAGATCCTCCTGCCCTCTGTTGCCCAAGCCTCTACCTGAACTCCTCCCCACTCAAAAACAAAGTCCTCGGCCACCGcctgtccccaggcccctcctctctgTGGGACCTGCAGCTGCCACCCCTCCCTGGTCCGGTTTCGCTCCTGACACTTTTAGTGTGGCTGTCACAGCTCCTCTGGGAACAGCAAtcctcagcccagccctgaaGTGGGGGTGCTCTGGCTGGGCCCGGgtccccctcttcctctcacGCCCACTCTCTCCTTGGCTGAGATCACAGCCACCACCCCCGGCTTCAGGGGCCACCAGTGTGCCCGGACTCCCAGACTAGGGttccccagctgcctgcctgccctggggtCTCCCAGCTGCCCTACCTCCCACACCGCCTGGCTCTGGCTCCCCTGGCCACCACACCCGACAGCCCAGGTCACACCTCTGCCCCTGGGCTCCCAGACCCGGCCGCTGGGCCACACCCAGGACACAGAATGCTCTTGCCATCTATCCTCCTGCCCAGACTGTTGCTGGGGCTTCGGTCTCAGCCCAGTGGTGCTCACTGGGAGCCCGCAGGTGGGGGCGCTGGGCCCAGTGGACAGAGCAGGGAGCTGGGTCTCCCCAGGCTGCACCTGAGCCGCAACCAgcactcactctctctccctaAGAACCACGACCCTGCCCGGCTCCTCCATCAGTCATCTCCCCCAGCCTCTTTCCTGTCTGTCCCCTTCATCCTCCCTGGCTCGCCAAGCACCTGCCATGTCACCGCCTGTTACATAGCCTGGCTCTCGATGCCAGCCTTGAAGCCTGCCCAGAAGCCCCTTGCCTACACCACTCACCACTTCCCACTCGAGACCCAAACGTGAAGCCCAAATGTGCGAGCCCCCATGTCCCCCCTCTACCCTGTCCAGGccccccttccctgctgccctcaTACCCTTGCTGGCCTGCCCCTCCTTAGGCTGGGCTCAGATGGCTTGTCTGAGGTCAGACTTGCACCTCAGGAGGGAAGAGTTTGGCTCATGAGGGGAAGGAGAGACGCCTCACCCAGGAGCAGTGCTCCCCCACTTGCCACATAGCCTGTCCCAGTTCTCACCTTATCCACCTCCACGTGTCGCTCTGGGGATGTCAGGACCAAGCAGTGCCGTCTGTGTCCAGAAGGGCCCCCGGGTGTGCCCAGAGGGGCCTCGGGTGGGGTGCATGGCTCTGGCCTGCAGGGCACAGGCAGTGAGCCTGGAGGGGCCCTTGGAAGTCCCCACACTACCTGCAATGGCTTCTCCCCTCTGGGGCGTGGCTGAGGGAAAGGGAACTGAGACTGGTCCCGCTTCTTGTAGCTAAAGcctgaccccctccccctcccacctggcccagggcctgctgCCTGGGACCCGCCTCGCCCCCACAGCAGGGCTCAGGCTGGGGtgggccagcagggccagcagaAGGGGTCTTCTGGAGGGGCTGTCTTGCCCATCCTCACCTCTGGACAAATTCCACAGCTGGGAGGCCCTCGGGACTGCTCACCAGCTCCCCTGAGGCCTGCAGCCCTTGGCCCGCAGCAAACTTCTCTGCCCTGGGGTCAGAAAGACGGCCTGATGAGAATGCTCATTCTGGGCCTAGGCTCAGGGACCAGACGGCTCAGTGCCAGCCAGAACTGGTAAGAAAGGCACCCCCTGGGCCACCCCAGGCCGAAGGAATGAAGCTGGGACTCGGGGTGGGGGAAGAGCCAGCAACCTGGgtgaaaggagaaggggaagtgaGCCTCCGGGAAGGGTGGGCATCGCTCACTCACCCTGCCGGCAGTGTGATGTACTTGTGTGGAATGAGTCCCCGGGCCCCAGCACGCTCTCCCCGCCACCAGTCCCGGGAGGCCCGCTCGTGCAGCCGCAGCACATCCCCGCGCTGGAAGCTCAGCTCCTGCGCCGTGCGGCCCGTGTAGGCAAAGCAGGCCACAGCCTCCACGACCCCCTCCaggtctggggaggagaggggatcCGAGTAGGGGGTGTACTGGGCACCcggggcagggatgggggggcCCTCCTTTTTGTCCCCCTCACCATCCTCAAGGGCCAGGGTCCCAGCTTCCAGCTCTGGCTCATTCTCCCCCGCTGGGCCCTCCAGCTGGGCATCCCTGAAGTCCAAAGCAGAGCAAGATGGATGAGCAGACAAGGGGTCTCCCCTCCACTGGACCTCCACTCCAGGAAGCACAAAGAGCGTACCCCAGGCAGCTGGCAGAAGGTGGCGCCATACACTTTTCATAGACCGGGCCAGGCAGCAGGGACAGGGGTGGGAAGACCCGAGCGGGCTGCAAGATGAGCGTCTGCACCAGCTGGTTCACCCGGCCCTGCAAGGCCACTGGGTCCTGCCCAGCAGGCACTGGCAGCAGCGTCGGCCCGAAGCACACTGCCAGGTTGTACGGGTCCATCATGTTCTCGTCGCTAtactgggccaggctgggggtaCACATGGTCATAGGCAGGGAGCTCTCCGCCCCGTGCCCCCAGGACTGCCCCCACCGTCAGCCAACTGGGGCCCCCGCCCCGGCTGCCCTCGCCCCTCAAGAAGCACTCACTGGTTGAGGAAGGTAAAGAGGTAGCGGAGGACCACCAGCACCGATCCgggcagctgggccaggaggCCGCTCACGTGCTCCACCCGCTCAGCCACGGCCTCCAGCTCTGCGGCCAAGGCCATCCCCCCAGAGAGAAGCTGGTGAGCGCAGCCCTGGCCACTGGGGAGGCACCCGTCCCACAGGGCCCACCTCGGGCCCTAGCCTCACCTGCAGAAGCCAGCAGCTCTCCAAAGAGGTCTGGGGGGAATATCGGGGGCTGCAGGCTCCGGAAGTAGAGTTTCAGCACCCCTGCCACTGAGTCCAGGTCCCGGGCTGTGCAGCCTTCCACCAGCGGGTCCTCTCCTGGCGGTagcatggtgggggagggggccagaaGGCCGATCACACCTACTCTAccagcaccccccacctcccaccccaccccacccgtCCCCACCTCTCTCAAAAGCGTCACGGATCTCTGAGACCCGGGGCTGGGCACCCGACACCCGGAAGATGCCCTCGTGCTGCAGGCCTGCGGGAAGACGAAGAGCCGTGGTCACTGAGTCTCTGCTCCACTCCCTCCAGGATCAGGGGCCAGGCCGGTGGCAGGGGGCCCAGGTCTTCCTCACCATGGAGGTTAATGAAGCGGACACAGCTCTCCACCACCAGGGGCACGGGCTGCCCTGAgctctggggacagggacagagagggtgTCCATGTCACTGTGCACACAGCCCACCAGCTCACTCACtcgcttttattttctcttaacatCGAGTTATGCTGCTGGACAACATGGCCTGTGACATCCACGCCCAGGTGTCTGACAGCCCGGGTACCACCACTGGCCATGCCTTACATGGTATCTGCTAACTCTTTATTGCTGGCATGTGAAACACAATGAAACTCTGTATGTTGACCTCGAATCAAACAATGTCATGAAACTCAAATTTGTTCACTGAAATAATCTGTTGATTCTCTTGAGTGGTCACCTACGGAATCACATCACTGCACATGATAGcattatttcttctgttctgaCCGTCCTTGCTTCCCTTATTTCGCCGTCTAGTCCCCAGAAGTGGGGCCTGCCGGCACCCTTGTGTTAACTCACTCAACTCCTCGGCCCTCTAAACGCCGCCACCTGGAGCTTTCTGATCCTTGTTAGGGTGGCACCCTTTGATCAGCGCAGGCCTGACAAAGGCCCACCCGGGAGGAGACCAGAGGTCAGCCACAGAGGATACTGAGGCCACAGGCAGGCCACAGAGGGGGCCCGGGGCTGGAGAGGGACCAGAAATGCAGGGAGAGGGTGAGGCAAAGCAAGTACCTGGATAAACTTCTCCATGTCTCCCCCAAAGAGCTTCTGGTTATACTGGGAACTGGGACGAGGGGGGCGGCTCTTCTGGAATTTTCTCTGTGTGTACTGAGTCCTGTGGTGAACAGGAGCTGGTTCTGAGGGGGGTGGGTGTGGAGAATAGGCTGTCCcaacctcccccagcccagccaaaCAGGACGCTAGAGCTTGTGGGTTGTTCCAGAACCCACAGAGCAAAGTGGGAAACCGAGACCATAGAAGAAGGAACAGCGGAGCTGGGCCCCAAGAAGGGAGGTGGGGACACTGCAGCTCCTAGGAACAAAGCAGCCCTTCACAAAGGACTCACCAGGACACCTCCCGCTCCTCCTTGTCACCTGGGGAGGAGAAAACAGGGTTGTGCCTCTCAGGCTGGGAGGTCCCTCAATGCACCGCAAAGGGAAAGGTGTGGCCTGAAGGCCACAGGCAGCGGCAAGACAAAGGGGCAGACCAAGGCCCGGATCCTCACTGGGTTATTTCCTGCACGCCAACCAACCTCTCTGGGTAGAGAGGCACAGGTGTTGGGGCTGGGAGCGGGGCCCACCTTGCTGAATGGCCTCCTGCAGCTTCTCATGTTTGGCCTGCAGCTTGGCAAGGATGCTCCGTCCACTCAGGTATTCCTGGAGTTTCTGGGAAGCCCCAAGAAGAGCCGAAAGTTTCTGAGCCGGCTCCGGGCCCTCCCTGGGTcccgcccctgccctcccagcccgaGGCCCAGCCCTCACTGTGACATAGAAAGTCTCAGTCTCCTGCTGCTGGACCCGCCTCCGGCTGGCCTGCCGAGCACCCGGGTCGGAGCTGGTGGACTTGAGGGACTCTGTGGACGGACTGGTCTGGAAGGAGTCGAGCATGTCCCCGTCCTCTGATGCCACTACCTCCAGCAGGGCCTGCAGTGTGGCCTTCAGCGTCTTGTtcacctggggaggggcagcGCCAGGGCAGGAAGAAGTGGCGGGCAGGAAGTCCAAgtcagaaggaagagggaggggaggccacaGCCACCTGGCTCCACGTCTCCAGGTCCCTTCcctcccaggggccaggctgcTCAGACCTCTTCCGTCTCGATGGTCTGTCGGTCCAGGCGGCTCTGGATGTTCTGGGCTCTGGGCAGAATCTCATCCCGCAGCTCCATCTCAACCTGGATCTCAGCCACCTGCAGGGGGCAGCATCCAGGGGGGCTGAGGACTGGGAGCTCCGGCATGGTGAGGGGCGAGGGGGCGGGCTGGGCAGCAGGCATGGAGTGCTCCAGGGCACACTTTTGCTCCTTGTTGGCTGATGCACAGGCTCAGCAGCCTTGACACTTAGTACCCGCAGTTCTGAAGCTCGGCAAGGACACCTTCCCAGGAGAAAGGAGCACAGCTGTGCACACCGAGGCTGGAGCACGGCCCCTCGGCTGCTCTGCTTGCATGCGCAAGGGTGGAAGCGACCCCAGTGCCCACGGATGAAACCCAGAGGAGCAAAGCggggtctatccatacaatggaatgttattcagctgttaaaaaaaaaaggaggaaattctgatatatgtTTCCAAGTGGGTGAACCCtaaggacattatgctcagtgaaatcaACCTTttgtcacaaaaggacaaatagtaTATGATTGCACTTGTATGAGGTGCCTAAAGGAGCCGGATTCCTAGAGACAGAGAGTAGGAGGGTGGGGGCCAAGGCCTGGGGTAGTCAGCGTTTCAGGGGCACAAAATGAGTCAGTTTGGAGGATAAGAAAGTGAAGGTGCTTCATGCCAGTGAACTGTGCTAAATCTTagatatattttaccacaattctaaaatttctatccaggccctaggaaacactgatATTAGAAGACCCACCCCCTCAAATTCACACAATTAGCAGGAAACTAGAAATGTGCTCTCTGGAAAGGATAAATCAGGGGGCTCTGGCCCCAGGGACACTAGTTGCAGCTGCAGGAGGGGGTGTAGCTCCCCACTGGCGGGGGGCAGTGCAGCAGCCAGGGGCTCAGCCACGCCTCGGTGTCACCATGTTGCACATAAGGGACGTCACAGAGCATCAACACCAGGCAAAGCCACTCTGTGCCCATGAAGACAAAAACAAGATCACCTCATCAGCATGTTCAAGCCCAGACAGAAACAAGACCTTTGCCCAAGCCACAAAAATGACCAAACCTCCCTGCGTCCTGGGTAATAAGAGTGACAGTTCTTTCCTCACTGATGACAGCTTCAGCCTCCTTTTATtcagccctgccccatcccctaGATAAGATTTATTAAGACACCCAGTCAGAGCAACTCTGGCTCCCTGACAGCATTCAAGCCTAAGCCAAGCCCCTCCCCTAAGTCCCCAAGTCCTGCGAGTTCTATCTAGCAGCCTTGTAGGAGACCCCCCCAGGTCCCCATGGTGTGGGAGTCCCTGCCTAGCCACCCCATGGGGAAACCCACTGACAAGCTCTGTTCACACACATCAAGTAGCAAATCCACCTCTCAGTGCCTACCTCTTCTTAAATATGAACTGATGACCAAGAATTGCCAGCCATTTGAGGGAGAGCTCTAAAATGGAAGACACAGATCAAACCAAGAAaacaagggggagggtagagctcagtggtagagagcatgcttagcatgcacaaggtcctgggttcaatccccagtactccaattaaaaaataaataaataaaaacctaattacctcccccccaaaaaagcaagaaaacagaaaatgcaggGAATAGCAGaaaatgttgaggaaaaaaatgaatatttcagaAAGATTTAAGAAGATATTGTATTCATgaaacaagaacaaaggattattttaaacaggaattttgaaaacaaaacagaactcctagaaacaaaaaaattggaaagtaaattttaaagaaaaattcaacaaGTGGTTGGAagagagaattgaaaaaaatctctaagaaaGCAAAattgggggaggagggtacagttcagtggtagagtgcatatttagcatgcatgatgtcctgggttcaatccccagtacctcccttaaaagagattaaataaataaacctaatttcctcccctcaacaaaaaagaaaaaaaaaagcagaattaaaagGTATAGTGATgggaaataggaaagagaaaaggtaagGAAATTAGACAATCAACCCATGAGTTCTAACATGCTATTACAAGAATTCTTAATGGAGCGGgcggtatagctcaattggtagagcacgtgcttagcatgcattgggtcctgggttcagtccccagtgcttccattaaaaaatgaataaacaaacaaaccaacaaacaaataaacctaattaccatgcctccaaaaaaaaaaggattcttgaaagcaagagaaaagacaattgagagaaaaaaattatcaaaggaataatctCAGCTCAAAACCTTAGGATGCAAGTTTCCAGACTGACAGGGCCCCCTGGTTGCCTAGCAACATGAAGGAAGAAGGGTCCTCAAGGCATATCATCATAAAATTTTACACCAGGGAAAACGACTATCCTAAAAGCTTCAGGGAGAAAAATTACAGATCATGTACAAAGGTCCAGAAATCAGAAGGGCATTGGACTTCTCACCTACAAGTATGGAAAGCCTGCAGTGATACCTTTAACATGCTAAAAGGAGAACGATTTTCAGCCTTGAATTCCATACCCAGCTAAACTAACCATCAATGTCAAGGAGAGAATACAGACACTTTCAGGTATTCAAAGTCAGGAAAGTACGGGGGGGAAGATGGCTGCCCAAACAAGGGtaataaataagaaagaggaagacacagGGTCCAGAAAACAGAGGGTCCAGTGCAGGAGAGAATGGCAGGGATGCTCTGGATGACCAGGAAGGGAAGCTACAGGATTCCAGCTTTGCAGGCCTATAAATTGACCAGTCTGGACTAGGGGGCTGCAGCACAGGGCTTTGAAGGAAGCAGGAATGCAGACTGACTGGTGGTGGAATAGATGGAAAGGAGTATTGCAGGGAGATGGTGATGTGGGGAGCAGCCTTAATCCTCCACGCAGGGAAGTCGGTAGGGCCTGTGGAGAGCTGAAAAGCACCAGGCAGTCtgaacacagagagaagcagcTAGAAGACTGGGAAATGGCTGTTTCTGGGGAGTGGGAATCAGGAACAGAAAGGGTCAGTCAGAGAAGTGCTGTGTGCCATTGTCAGCCTTGAGGAATGGTTGACTCTTTTAGACAGGACTTTGGTCAAAACACAAATTAACTAACTAAAAGCTGAGTGTAATGCCAGCCCATGCACAGTGGTCATCAGGATAAACACACAGGGACAAAACAGGTCAGAGGTGTGCATAAAGGTGCCTAGTTACATTTTCCTGCTGGCACGGTTGATTTTCCTGCAAGTTTGCATCATGAAATGTCTGAAGTGCACAGAACCACGGAAGGAAGACTACGCAGACGGCTACACGCCGCCTTCCAGCTGGCCTCCGAACCCGCGGTCTCTTGGTTGTGTGTGCTACTGGGGGTGTGCGTTCATCGGCCGGGCTGCAGAAGCAAGCTGCTTGCTTCCAATGCAAGTGGGGAAACCTCTGAGTCTCACTGGCCTTGAGGCCATTGAACGAGGCTCTGAGACAGAAGCTGTATTCAGGAGTTTCAACTCCTCAGTGAAGTCATTCGACCTGATTTACCTACAGTCTCCAGGAAGCCATTTGCCTTAAGGGGTGGGCAGGGACCCTCACCTCATCCCCCTCGTGGGGCTGGTAGTCAAAACGCAGCGGGGGACAGAAGGCGACTGCATGCACCTCCAGCACCTTGGCCTTGTCCCCTGGAGGGTCTAGGGCCTCCACTGCCTCTTCCAGGCTGCTCAGGCCCTGCATCTGGGAGGCTTGGGTGCGGCTCTCGGCCACCATGTAGCTCCGGagcacctgccccagggccaggtGGAATCCCGTGTCACAGCACTGGGGAGGAAGCGGGGACACGGCTCGGGCAGGCTCCAAGCACCAGGTGCCCCCCCtccgccccagcccccaccactcACATCCATGAGGTCCAGGACATCATGCAAGTAGTAGTTGCTGACAGCAGCGTTGACACTGGCCAGGCTGAGCAGGTACTCATTGCGTGCCTTTGTGCACTTGAGCTTGTGTTCCAAGAACTTGGCCTGACGCTGCTCAGGACCAGACAAGCACACCAGGGTCACCCAGAAGGCTGGCTGGCCCCCGTCtctggcctccccacctccacagcccaacatgctctctctcctccctttcccatgAGGACAGCTGCCCCCCATATCCCACAGGCCTCAACAACTTGGCCCAGAAGTCCTGATGGCCGTCCTACCCAACCCTGCCAGACTCATTGTCCTCACCCTTCTTCCAGGGACCACCTCAAACACTTCTCCCTGCACGTCCCTCAATCACCCATCCTACGTGTCTTCTTACTCCTCTGAAATCTCACAGCAGTCTGGGAGGCAAGGATGACGGGTGGAAAGGCCCCCAGGCTTGGGAGCATCAAATCTCTCTTtgcccaggctgggctggaggggggtgggggcagctagGAGCATGGGGGACACTGTGGCAGGCTGTTCCAGGCCTCATGACTGTTCTCCAGTCCCCTCTTTCTCCCACCCCAGCGTAGGGAGCCCCCAAGAGccagccctcccttcctcctccacacaccccctcccagcaGGCCCCAGTGAGGGCCAAGGACTCAAAAGGACACAGACCAGGAGCCAGagcctttggagtcagacaggtgCCCACCAGGCCTACCTTCTCCACCAGCCGCCCTCCCTTCTTGAGGGAGCCCTTGCGGAGAGGCCCTGCCTCGGTgccggtggtggtggtggcagcagtggcgGCATTCCGGCCTGCCCGCTTCCCCTCCTGCCGCTCTGCTTCCCTGAGCTTGGCCTCGGCATTCACACTCTCCATGTGGTACACCTGGTATGTCTTCTTGGCCTGCAAggaggcccagggccaggcagcccCACTGAAGGCCATggccccagccagccctccccctccccctccccacccacctgggACTCAGACCTGAGTGCTAGGAGATCCTGCGCAAGTGCTCAGCCCAGCCACCCGgtgcccagagcagggagagagggccATGCTTGTGGTCCCTGAAACCTGAGTCTCTCCTGGGCACCGAGTCCTCCTCTTTGAGCCTAGCCCAGGATGATGTGATGTGACGGCGTCCCCTGACTGGGGCGGGCCGGACTGTATTCTCACCGTCTGTAGCTCTGACACCACTTCCAGGAGCTCCTCCTGCAGCTGTTGCTCCAGATCCTtgctctggggaggaggagagtgaCCACAGTACTGCCTCAGGCCACGCCCACTGCCACACCTCAGCTCCCCTCTGCCTGATGCCCGCCTGGCCTCCtgtgccctcccagccctggcacctCTGGATCCAGCTAGATCCTGAGGCCATCCACACACCCCCGGCCCAGGGTAGGGGCCTTGCCTTCTTGACTATGCGCCCCACATCCTCCGCGATGTGGCTCAGGCGCTGGGCCAGCGGTCCAGCCAGCACCTCGCTGAGGGCTGCACTCTCCCGGCTCTGCTGCCGCGTCTGCTGTAGCAACACAGCCCAGCAGTGCAAGGGCGACAGGAGGGATGGCTCCTTCCTGGGGACAAAGGGGCACTCAGACCGGGAGAGGGGCCTTGGACCAGGTCACGGCCATCCAGCCCGCCAGTACCCACCGGAAGCTTTGGTGCTCCCGGCTTCCGCCCCCCAGGCGGCCTCCTCGGCTGGAGAAGCGCTCAGCCAGCTTGTCC is drawn from Camelus ferus isolate YT-003-E chromosome X, BCGSAC_Cfer_1.0, whole genome shotgun sequence and contains these coding sequences:
- the ARHGAP4 gene encoding rho GTPase-activating protein 4 isoform X2, whose protein sequence is MAAHGKLRRERGLQAEYETQVKEMRWQLSEQLRCLELQGELRRELLQELAEFMRRRAEVELEYSRGLDKLAERFSSRGGRLGGGSREHQSFRKEPSLLSPLHCWAVLLQQTRQQSRESAALSEVLAGPLAQRLSHIAEDVGRIVKKSKDLEQQLQEELLEVVSELQTAKKTYQVYHMESVNAEAKLREAERQEGKRAGRNAATAATTTTGTEAGPLRKGSLKKGGRLVEKRQAKFLEHKLKCTKARNEYLLSLASVNAAVSNYYLHDVLDLMDCCDTGFHLALGQVLRSYMVAESRTQASQMQGLSSLEEAVEALDPPGDKAKVLEVHAVAFCPPLRFDYQPHEGDEVAEIQVEMELRDEILPRAQNIQSRLDRQTIETEEVNKTLKATLQALLEVVASEDGDMLDSFQTSPSTESLKSTSSDPGARQASRRRVQQQETETFYVTKLQEYLSGRSILAKLQAKHEKLQEAIQQGDKEEREVSWTQYTQRKFQKSRPPRPSSQYNQKLFGGDMEKFIQSSGQPVPLVVESCVRFINLHGLQHEGIFRVSGAQPRVSEIRDAFERGEDPLVEGCTARDLDSVAGVLKLYFRSLQPPIFPPDLFGELLASAELEAVAERVEHVSGLLAQLPGSVLVVLRYLFTFLNHLAQYSDENMMDPYNLAVCFGPTLLPVPAGQDPVALQGRVNQLVQTLILQPARVFPPLSLLPGPVYEKCMAPPSASCLGDAQLEGPAGENEPELEAGTLALEDDLEGVVEAVACFAYTGRTAQELSFQRGDVLRLHERASRDWWRGERAGARGLIPHKYITLPAGAEKFAAGQGLQASGELVSSPEGLPAVEFVQRPEPCTPPEAPLGTPGGPSGHRRHCLVLTSPERHVEVDKAVAQTMDSVFKELLGKTAVRQGLGPVATNSPSPGPCSPKPAACSRFGKNKGFSRGPAAPASPSASHPQGLDSPLKPH
- the ARHGAP4 gene encoding rho GTPase-activating protein 4 isoform X1, with protein sequence MAAHGKLRRERGLQAEYETQVKEMRWQLSEQLRCLELQGELRRELLQELAEFMRRRAEVELEYSRGLDKLAERFSSRGGRLGGGSREHQSFRKEPSLLSPLHCWAVLLQQTRQQSRESAALSEVLAGPLAQRLSHIAEDVGRIVKKSKDLEQQLQEELLEVVSELQTVRIQSGPPQSGDAVTSHHPGLGSKRRTRCPGETQVSGTTSMALSPCSGHRVAGLSTCAGSPSTQAKKTYQVYHMESVNAEAKLREAERQEGKRAGRNAATAATTTTGTEAGPLRKGSLKKGGRLVEKRQAKFLEHKLKCTKARNEYLLSLASVNAAVSNYYLHDVLDLMDCCDTGFHLALGQVLRSYMVAESRTQASQMQGLSSLEEAVEALDPPGDKAKVLEVHAVAFCPPLRFDYQPHEGDEVAEIQVEMELRDEILPRAQNIQSRLDRQTIETEEVNKTLKATLQALLEVVASEDGDMLDSFQTSPSTESLKSTSSDPGARQASRRRVQQQETETFYVTKLQEYLSGRSILAKLQAKHEKLQEAIQQGDKEEREVSWTQYTQRKFQKSRPPRPSSQYNQKLFGGDMEKFIQSSGQPVPLVVESCVRFINLHGLQHEGIFRVSGAQPRVSEIRDAFERGEDPLVEGCTARDLDSVAGVLKLYFRSLQPPIFPPDLFGELLASAELEAVAERVEHVSGLLAQLPGSVLVVLRYLFTFLNHLAQYSDENMMDPYNLAVCFGPTLLPVPAGQDPVALQGRVNQLVQTLILQPARVFPPLSLLPGPVYEKCMAPPSASCLGDAQLEGPAGENEPELEAGTLALEDDLEGVVEAVACFAYTGRTAQELSFQRGDVLRLHERASRDWWRGERAGARGLIPHKYITLPAGAEKFAAGQGLQASGELVSSPEGLPAVEFVQRPEPCTPPEAPLGTPGGPSGHRRHCLVLTSPERHVEVDKAVAQTMDSVFKELLGKTAVRQGLGPVATNSPSPGPCSPKPAACSRFGKNKGFSRGPAAPASPSASHPQGLDSPLKPH